The following proteins come from a genomic window of Nitrospirota bacterium:
- a CDS encoding YgiT-type zinc finger protein produces MKQKKGLMDHPCPECLGTLEKKTITQEFEREGVKVRLSGITAWVCSGCGETYFPPGWADKVVKAANCLFELALTEKQHKGTLIAQI; encoded by the coding sequence ATGAAACAAAAAAAAGGATTGATGGATCACCCCTGTCCGGAATGTTTAGGCACGCTTGAGAAAAAAACAATAACCCAGGAATTTGAAAGGGAAGGAGTTAAGGTAAGACTTTCAGGGATAACAGCTTGGGTTTGCAGTGGTTGTGGTGAAACATACTTTCCACCTGGATGGGCAGATAAGGTGGTCAAAGCTGCCAATTGTCTTTTTGAATTAGCCCTGACAGAAAAACAACATAAAGGAACACTTATTGCTCAGATTTAA
- a CDS encoding endonuclease domain-containing protein, with amino-acid sequence MGDKITTLGKAIRKRPTDAEQLLWSHLRMKQMAGLKFRRQQPIGKYIVDFVCFENRIIIEVDGGQHAGEKNKDIERDAYLQRFRFKIIRFWNNEVLQNTNEVLAVIRENCLYHPPLTPSCLPLLVGERLRKGNNYSPPVKGGENYPLGMKKKQFVKEDSAIV; translated from the coding sequence ATGGGAGATAAGATAACAACATTGGGGAAAGCCATCAGGAAAAGACCTACAGATGCGGAACAATTGCTATGGAGTCACTTAAGGATGAAACAGATGGCAGGATTAAAATTCAGAAGGCAACAGCCTATAGGCAAGTACATAGTTGATTTTGTTTGCTTTGAGAACCGCATTATTATTGAAGTTGATGGCGGACAGCATGCGGGAGAAAAGAATAAGGATATAGAAAGAGATGCATACCTTCAACGATTTAGGTTTAAGATTATAAGGTTCTGGAATAATGAGGTGTTACAAAATACAAATGAAGTCTTAGCGGTAATAAGGGAGAATTGCTTATATCACCCTCCCCTTACCCCCTCCTGCCTCCCCCTGCTAGTGGGGGAGAGATTAAGGAAGGGAAATAATTATAGCCCTCCCGTCAAGGGAGGGGAGAATTACCCACTCGGAATGAAAAAGAAGCAATTTGTGAAGGAGGATTCCGCTATAGTTTAA
- a CDS encoding DUF5615 family PIN-like protein has protein sequence MKYYLDEDLSPKIAEILRRGGMDAVSAHEVGMTQVSDLEQLKYASSEKRCVVTRNRNDFIKLTVQFFNENSPHSGVLIVPHSYPGDQFNVIANALKKYALEHKEDMEPYTADFL, from the coding sequence GTGAAATATTATCTGGATGAAGACTTAAGCCCTAAGATTGCAGAGATACTTAGGAGGGGAGGCATGGATGCGGTCAGTGCCCATGAGGTTGGCATGACTCAGGTAAGTGACCTTGAGCAGCTAAAATATGCATCCTCTGAAAAGCGCTGCGTTGTAACAAGAAACCGCAATGATTTTATAAAACTTACAGTACAATTCTTTAATGAAAATAGTCCGCACTCAGGTGTTCTGATAGTCCCTCACTCATATCCCGGAGACCAATTTAATGTAATAGCAAATGCCTTGAAAAAGTATGCATTGGAGCATAAAGAAGATATGGAGCCTTATACAGCAGACTTTCTGTAA
- a CDS encoding DUF433 domain-containing protein yields MSTIQKSLRIPEKIIKEIEVIATTSGKDFTAVANELLDEAVRTHRCPSIVFSEGTSGKRARIAGTGIEVWEIIATYNSVANDIKRLSKAYHWLTEQHLKSALLYYKLYKDEIDRLIARNEDLTPEEIRKRHPVLSADKQ; encoded by the coding sequence ATGTCCACTATCCAGAAGAGTTTGAGAATTCCGGAAAAGATTATTAAGGAAATAGAAGTAATCGCAACTACATCAGGGAAAGACTTTACTGCCGTCGCAAATGAACTGCTCGATGAAGCTGTCAGGACTCACCGTTGTCCTAGTATTGTATTTTCTGAAGGCACCAGCGGGAAAAGGGCTCGGATTGCTGGAACAGGAATTGAGGTTTGGGAGATTATTGCAACTTATAATAGTGTGGCAAATGACATCAAACGCCTGAGTAAGGCATACCACTGGCTTACAGAACAACATCTGAAGTCGGCTTTATTGTATTACAAACTTTATAAAGATGAAATAGACAGACTTATTGCAAGGAACGAAGATTTGACGCCGGAAGAAATCCGTAAAAGACATCCTGTCCTATCTGCGGATAAACAGTGA
- a CDS encoding transcription initiation protein, which yields MQYLLIICHDDAFTPTETLVPDIVAWVKKMEDRGVRVHGNPLRPASDATTVRVRKGKLLRTNGPFASSKEKMCAYELIECENVEEAIDVASQHPMAKVATIEVRPVWNELAN from the coding sequence ATGCAATACCTACTGATTATTTGCCACGACGATGCATTTACCCCAACGGAAACGCTGGTGCCGGATATCGTCGCATGGGTTAAGAAAATGGAAGATCGCGGAGTCCGAGTGCATGGGAACCCATTGCGCCCTGCCAGTGACGCAACAACTGTACGAGTGCGTAAGGGTAAGCTGTTGCGCACGAATGGGCCATTTGCCAGCTCCAAGGAAAAGATGTGCGCTTACGAATTAATAGAGTGCGAAAACGTCGAGGAGGCCATTGACGTTGCATCTCAACATCCAATGGCAAAGGTGGCAACAATTGAGGTGCGGCCGGTTTGGAACGAACTGGCCAACTGA
- a CDS encoding DUF4258 domain-containing protein, whose translation MTQDHIILEKIRPLVISKNYRIKIHAIRHMIEEGFSEGNIIEAIENGKILENYTDEKRCLIVGSFYFTETTTSPLHVICDYTNSEIIDIITAYIPQKPWWISPNRRGKIK comes from the coding sequence ATGACGCAAGATCATATAATACTTGAAAAGATCAGGCCGCTTGTTATATCAAAAAACTATAGGATAAAAATTCATGCTATCCGGCATATGATTGAAGAAGGATTTTCTGAGGGTAATATTATAGAGGCTATCGAGAATGGCAAAATATTAGAAAATTATACTGACGAGAAGCGATGTCTTATTGTAGGTAGCTTTTACTTTACAGAAACAACAACTTCACCTTTACATGTTATATGCGATTACACTAATTCAGAAATTATAGACATCATAACTGCATATATACCGCAAAAGCCATGGTGGATAAGTCCAAACAGACGAGGGAAAATAAAATGA
- a CDS encoding Fic family protein yields MVDFDKNRQKGESDEKAQVSEKQNRRVEDKPHSRGKKENVSGKHSVSGKCFHGIRGRKRQFEDAERVYEDSEEYSSTTRYIESSLGIKSYSELAPFLAKGVEKVMAAILTYKYHELIITSEFICMLHKNAFGEIFPTWAGKYLNRNVTVGKHCPPSYFEVPVLMRQYCHDLEARVSAMGSKPDAGDLPIEALAFAEGRFLSIHPFLDFNGRVIRMLLFSLLYRLDLPPVPLVPDEKNAEDKTDYFNALSSADQLDWQPLMAIWKKRLGVKM; encoded by the coding sequence ATGGTAGATTTTGATAAAAACAGACAAAAAGGTGAATCAGATGAAAAAGCTCAAGTCTCAGAGAAACAAAATAGAAGAGTGGAGGACAAGCCTCACTCCAGAGGAAAAAAGGAAAATGTATCTGGAAAGCATTCCGTATCAGGTAAGTGCTTCCATGGCATTCGAGGGCGAAAACGTCAGTTTGAAGATGCTGAAAGAGTATATGAAGATTCTGAAGAATATTCCTCAACCACACGGTACATAGAATCCAGCCTCGGTATCAAGTCATATTCTGAACTCGCTCCCTTTCTTGCAAAAGGAGTTGAGAAGGTGATGGCGGCTATTCTAACTTACAAATATCATGAATTGATAATAACCTCTGAGTTTATTTGTATGCTTCACAAAAACGCCTTTGGAGAAATATTCCCTACATGGGCCGGCAAGTATCTTAACAGAAATGTTACTGTCGGGAAGCACTGTCCACCCTCATATTTTGAAGTTCCTGTTCTGATGCGTCAATATTGCCATGATCTGGAAGCGAGAGTGTCTGCTATGGGTTCTAAACCGGATGCCGGCGATTTACCCATTGAAGCTCTGGCTTTTGCAGAAGGCCGTTTCTTAAGCATCCATCCCTTTCTTGATTTTAATGGACGTGTAATAAGAATGCTTTTGTTTTCACTCCTTTACAGGCTTGACTTGCCGCCTGTCCCTTTAGTTCCCGATGAAAAGAATGCGGAGGATAAGACAGATTACTTTAATGCCCTCTCAAGTGCGGATCAACTTGATTGGCAGCCTCTCATGGCTATATGGAAGAAAAGACTCGGAGTTAAAATGTAA
- a CDS encoding ATP-binding protein, translated as MIQRLEIGKHIQRAIKRSRAVALVGPRQCGKTTLAREFVDSASINYFDLEDPESIVRLADPMTALAPLKGIVVIDEIQRRPDLFPVLRVLLDRKPLPAKFLILGNASPDLLQQSSESLAGRIEIIVMGGFGLNEVGIKNESRLWLRGGLPLSFLARNEPESFTWRKSFIQMFLERDLRQQGINIPPVSLHRFWTMLAHSHGQIWNAAPIASSLGISEHTVRRYLDILTGVFMARQLQPWHANIKKRQVKAPKVYIRDTGILHALLGLKNVSETLKHPRCGSSWEGFVIEEVIRSVDPDDVYFWATHNGAEIDLVFSKNGRMYGIECKRADAPDLTPSMRIALEDIELERIAVIYTGEKRYPLHKKVEVIPFETITGGMREIFK; from the coding sequence ATGATTCAGAGACTGGAAATCGGGAAACATATTCAGCGGGCTATTAAACGGAGCCGGGCTGTTGCCCTTGTTGGCCCCCGTCAGTGCGGTAAAACCACTTTAGCCAGGGAATTTGTTGACAGCGCCTCTATTAATTATTTTGATCTGGAAGACCCGGAAAGCATCGTCCGCCTTGCTGATCCCATGACAGCGCTTGCACCGTTAAAAGGTATTGTGGTTATTGATGAAATTCAGCGGCGCCCGGATCTTTTCCCGGTTTTGCGTGTTCTGTTAGACCGCAAACCCCTGCCTGCCAAATTCCTTATCCTGGGAAACGCATCGCCGGATTTATTACAACAGTCTTCAGAATCACTGGCCGGGCGTATTGAGATAATCGTGATGGGCGGCTTCGGGCTTAATGAGGTAGGGATAAAGAATGAATCCCGTCTTTGGCTGCGGGGAGGTCTCCCATTGTCATTCCTGGCCAGGAATGAACCGGAAAGTTTTACATGGAGAAAGAGTTTTATTCAAATGTTTCTTGAACGTGACCTGCGGCAACAGGGAATTAATATCCCCCCTGTATCTTTGCACCGGTTTTGGACAATGTTAGCTCACAGTCATGGTCAGATATGGAATGCCGCGCCCATTGCAAGTTCGTTGGGTATCTCTGAGCATACTGTCCGGCGCTATCTGGATATTTTGACCGGCGTGTTCATGGCCCGCCAGCTTCAGCCGTGGCATGCGAACATCAAAAAGCGCCAGGTGAAAGCTCCTAAAGTTTATATCCGGGACACAGGGATACTTCATGCGTTATTAGGTTTGAAGAACGTGTCGGAGACCTTGAAACATCCCCGCTGCGGTTCATCATGGGAGGGATTCGTAATCGAGGAGGTTATCAGATCTGTTGACCCTGATGATGTATATTTCTGGGCAACTCATAACGGTGCGGAGATTGATCTGGTTTTTTCAAAGAATGGACGCATGTACGGCATTGAGTGCAAACGCGCGGATGCTCCTGATTTGACTCCATCCATGCGGATTGCCCTTGAGGATATTGAACTTGAACGTATCGCTGTCATATACACCGGAGAAAAACGCTATCCGCTTCATAAAAAGGTAGAGGTTATTCCATTCGAAACGATCACGGGCGGAATGAGAGAAATATTCAAATAA
- the uvrA gene encoding excinuclease ABC subunit UvrA, which translates to MEQQSIIIKGAREHNLKNIDVVIPRDKFVVITGLSGSGKSSLAFDTIYAEGQRRYVESLSAYARQFLEQMSKPDVDSIEGLSPAISIEQKTTSRNPRSTVGTITEIYDYLRLLFARVGHPFCYKCGKEITAQTVQQMTDKILSLPSDTRIQVLSPIVRGRKGEYRKELSEMRGKGFVRARIDGRIEDLERELSLDKNKKHNIEIVIDRLIINRELSEKLTRRLADSIELALRLADGIIIINTAEGKDILFSEKLACIDCGISYPEITPRFFSFNSPVGACPECDGLGVHLRTEDDEEDVPDEICHLCNGARLKKESLAVKIEGMTIADTTRFSIKAAVRFFNTLALTERESLIAQRILKEIKERLLFLSNVGLDYLTLDREAATLSGGEGQRIRLATQIGSSLVGVLYVLDEPSIGLHQRDNVRLLATLKRLRDIGNTVLVVEHDEETIRESDYVIDMGPGAGVHGGEIISMGTPKQIMKDKNSLTGRYLSGDMVISLPARHRKPLRFLTVKGAKKNNLKDIDVSVPIGLLTAITGVSGSGKSTLLFDVLYRNVAHHLYRRSKEYDGCSTITGMNEFDKVINIDQSPIGRTPRSNPATYTGLFTHIRDLFAKLPDSKMRGYRSGRYSFNVKGGRCEACQGDGLIKIEMHFLPDVYVTCEVCKGKRYNRETLDIKYKGKNIAEVLDMTVAQAIEFFDAIPIIRHKLVTLREVGLDYVKLGQAATTLSGGEAQRVKLSKELSRRATGRTLYILDEPTTGLHFADIQRLLDVLNRLVNAGNTIVVIEHHPDVIKNADYLIDLGPEGGDGGGRIVAYGTPEEVAKIDESYTGMFLREFVGSR; encoded by the coding sequence ATGGAACAGCAGAGTATTATCATAAAAGGTGCGAGGGAGCATAATCTAAAGAATATTGATGTTGTAATCCCACGGGATAAGTTTGTTGTAATTACGGGCCTCAGCGGTTCAGGCAAATCATCGCTTGCCTTTGATACCATTTATGCAGAGGGGCAGAGGAGGTATGTGGAATCCCTGTCTGCTTATGCGAGGCAGTTTCTTGAGCAGATGAGTAAGCCTGATGTAGATTCTATTGAAGGGCTGTCACCGGCCATTTCCATTGAGCAGAAGACCACGAGCAGGAATCCCCGCTCAACAGTTGGAACAATCACAGAGATATATGATTATTTAAGGCTCCTGTTTGCACGTGTCGGCCATCCCTTCTGTTATAAATGCGGAAAAGAGATTACTGCACAGACTGTCCAGCAGATGACTGATAAAATTTTATCCCTGCCTTCTGACACAAGGATACAGGTGTTATCTCCCATAGTCAGAGGCAGGAAGGGTGAGTACAGAAAAGAGCTTTCTGAGATGAGGGGGAAGGGTTTTGTCAGGGCAAGGATTGACGGGAGGATTGAAGACCTTGAAAGGGAGCTTTCCCTTGATAAGAATAAAAAACATAATATCGAGATTGTCATTGACCGCCTCATCATAAACAGGGAACTTTCTGAAAAATTGACAAGGAGGCTTGCTGATTCTATTGAGCTTGCATTGCGGTTAGCGGACGGCATAATCATTATTAACACCGCAGAAGGTAAGGATATCCTGTTCAGTGAGAAGCTTGCCTGTATTGATTGCGGTATAAGCTATCCTGAGATTACCCCGCGGTTTTTCTCATTTAACAGCCCGGTTGGTGCGTGCCCGGAGTGTGACGGCCTTGGCGTTCACCTGAGAACTGAGGATGATGAAGAAGATGTGCCTGATGAGATATGTCATTTATGTAATGGTGCAAGATTAAAAAAAGAGTCTCTTGCAGTAAAGATTGAAGGGATGACGATTGCAGATACCACACGGTTTTCCATAAAGGCCGCTGTGCGGTTTTTCAATACATTGGCCCTTACTGAGCGGGAGTCTCTTATTGCCCAGCGCATACTCAAGGAGATAAAAGAAAGGCTTCTGTTTTTGTCAAATGTAGGGCTTGATTATCTTACCCTTGACAGAGAGGCGGCTACTCTTTCCGGCGGCGAGGGGCAGAGGATACGGCTTGCCACACAGATCGGCTCAAGCCTTGTGGGTGTCCTGTATGTATTGGATGAACCGAGCATCGGTCTTCATCAAAGGGATAACGTAAGACTGCTTGCCACGCTTAAACGGCTGAGGGACATCGGCAATACAGTCCTTGTGGTTGAACATGATGAAGAGACTATCAGGGAATCAGATTATGTGATAGATATGGGGCCCGGTGCAGGTGTCCATGGCGGTGAAATTATCTCCATGGGTACACCCAAACAGATTATGAAGGATAAAAACTCCCTTACAGGCCGCTATCTTTCCGGTGACATGGTCATATCCCTGCCGGCACGCCATAGAAAGCCGCTGCGTTTCCTGACAGTAAAGGGTGCTAAAAAGAATAATCTCAAGGATATAGATGTCTCTGTCCCAATCGGACTGCTGACCGCTATTACCGGTGTCTCCGGTTCAGGAAAGAGTACACTGTTGTTTGATGTACTTTACAGAAATGTTGCGCATCACCTCTATAGAAGGTCTAAGGAGTATGACGGGTGCAGTACGATTACCGGTATGAATGAGTTTGATAAGGTGATCAATATTGATCAGTCGCCTATCGGAAGGACACCGAGGTCAAACCCTGCTACATATACAGGCCTGTTTACGCACATACGAGACCTGTTTGCAAAACTCCCTGATTCAAAGATGAGGGGGTACAGATCCGGCAGATACAGCTTTAATGTAAAGGGCGGCAGATGCGAGGCGTGTCAGGGTGACGGCCTGATAAAGATAGAGATGCACTTCCTCCCTGATGTTTATGTGACGTGTGAGGTCTGTAAGGGGAAGCGCTACAACAGGGAGACCCTTGATATAAAATACAAGGGGAAGAATATTGCAGAGGTGCTTGATATGACAGTTGCACAGGCGATTGAGTTTTTCGATGCTATCCCAATTATAAGACATAAACTGGTGACATTAAGGGAGGTTGGCCTTGATTATGTGAAACTAGGGCAGGCGGCAACAACACTCTCAGGCGGAGAGGCACAGAGGGTAAAACTCTCAAAAGAGCTGTCAAGGCGTGCAACAGGCAGGACGCTCTATATACTTGATGAACCGACAACAGGACTCCACTTTGCCGATATTCAGAGGCTCCTTGATGTCTTAAACAGGCTGGTTAATGCCGGAAATACCATCGTGGTGATTGAGCATCACCCTGATGTGATAAAGAATGCGGATTACTTGATAGACCTCGGCCCTGAAGGCGGTGATGGCGGCGGCAGAATCGTTGCGTACGGGACACCGGAAGAGGTGGCTAAGATTGATGAGTCGTATACGGGGATGTTTTTGAGGGAATTTGTGGGAAGCAGGTGA
- a CDS encoding (Fe-S)-binding protein gives MNYLSSVKDEIYKCIKCGTCMTGCPTFGITRDETMVARGRINLVGAVLDGRIETTERFEGMITSCIGCLTCDTNCPTGVKVSEIIFAAKAHIADKSGLGIIEKIASKIVLRLRWPLPLMARMMSVPVKIYEMLPVNGLFSNAIPFVRKNIKRKLPEIGSPPLSSLYPELIRTTKANKKGTVAFYPGCVMELSKQAMGKATISVLNKLGYDVIIPKGQFCCGSPLLSLGDRETAKKLARKNVKIFSKLNVEAIVVSCATCGNMLKKEYPVLLSPPLEKGGEGGFDVQAFSDKITDVHEFIFEPLRSRQFTNRDEKPHPHLNPLPEGEEISLPFKGRVRVGMGSFPNETNRVTFHDPCHLKKGLGIYQEPRDILKSIPSVDFVNMEDSDACCGFGGIFSVYHYDLASQIGEKKAENIKKTGAKIVATGCPGCAIHIEDSLNRLGYNAEVKHTVELLDESLN, from the coding sequence ATGAACTACCTATCATCAGTCAAAGACGAGATTTACAAGTGCATAAAGTGCGGTACCTGCATGACCGGATGTCCTACGTTTGGGATTACACGGGACGAGACTATGGTTGCACGCGGGAGGATAAATCTTGTCGGTGCGGTACTTGACGGCCGTATTGAGACTACAGAACGGTTTGAGGGGATGATAACGTCATGTATTGGTTGTCTGACCTGTGATACAAATTGCCCTACAGGTGTAAAGGTAAGTGAGATTATATTTGCTGCAAAGGCCCATATAGCTGATAAATCAGGGCTTGGAATTATTGAGAAGATTGCCTCAAAGATAGTATTAAGACTCAGATGGCCTTTGCCGTTGATGGCAAGGATGATGTCTGTTCCTGTAAAGATTTATGAGATGCTTCCGGTAAACGGGCTGTTTAGCAATGCTATCCCGTTTGTCCGGAAAAATATAAAACGCAAACTCCCTGAAATAGGGAGTCCGCCGCTGAGTTCTTTATATCCTGAGCTTATAAGGACAACCAAGGCAAATAAAAAAGGTACGGTTGCTTTTTATCCCGGTTGTGTTATGGAGCTGAGCAAGCAGGCAATGGGCAAGGCAACTATAAGCGTACTGAATAAGCTGGGCTATGATGTTATAATCCCGAAAGGACAGTTTTGCTGCGGCAGTCCGTTACTTTCACTCGGGGATAGGGAAACGGCAAAGAAACTGGCAAGGAAGAATGTTAAGATTTTTTCTAAGCTGAACGTAGAGGCGATAGTTGTTTCGTGTGCAACATGCGGAAATATGCTGAAGAAGGAGTATCCAGTACTATTATCCCCCCCTTTAGAAAAGGGGGGCGAAGGGGGATTTGATGTTCAGGCATTCTCGGATAAAATAACAGACGTACATGAGTTTATCTTTGAACCGCTTAGGAGCAGGCAATTTACAAACAGGGATGAAAAACCCCACCCTCACCTTAATCCTCTCCCTGAGGGAGAGGAAATTTCCCTCCCCTTCAAGGGGAGGGTTAGGGTGGGGATGGGGTCATTTCCGAATGAAACAAACCGCGTCACCTTCCACGATCCCTGCCACCTGAAAAAGGGGCTTGGCATTTATCAGGAACCAAGAGATATTCTGAAGTCTATCCCCTCTGTTGACTTTGTAAATATGGAAGATTCGGATGCCTGCTGTGGTTTCGGCGGCATATTCAGTGTTTATCACTACGACCTTGCCTCTCAGATAGGAGAGAAGAAGGCAGAGAATATTAAAAAAACAGGTGCAAAAATAGTTGCCACAGGCTGTCCCGGATGTGCTATACATATTGAGGATTCTTTGAACAGATTAGGGTATAATGCTGAGGTAAAACATACGGTAGAACTTTTGGATGAGTCATTGAACTAA
- a CDS encoding ATP-binding protein, whose translation MKKDIFKRIITDFKEKDLSYVMGRDIAIPLDTGKIISLIGVRRSGKTHVLFSLIKQIKKTVAPENILYINFEDDRLFPIELKDLSDMLDAYYEMYPDKKSEKVYFFFDEIQNVENWEKFVRRLYDSEKCVIFITGSSAKLLSREIATALRGRTLSYEVFPHSFSEFLRFKGIKADMHSSRSIAKIRNTFSEYLVKGGFPEVINYDQSLYVKTLQEYIDLITYRDIIERHKITNTFLLKRLMKFCFTNISTHVSFNKLYNDFKSEGLNLSRNTVYEYISYLEDAFALFTIPLYAKSVREQWRNPRKIYSVDVGFKTAMDYPFSIDTGRIFENIVFLELRRKTENIYYVKGRYEVDFYYISGGEEHLLNVSYDLESPATREREIRGLTEAMKKFSIKEGSIVTAENKETIKNEDGTIHIVPLWEWLLIN comes from the coding sequence ATGAAAAAAGATATTTTTAAAAGGATCATTACAGATTTCAAGGAAAAAGACCTGTCCTATGTAATGGGAAGAGATATTGCAATCCCTTTGGACACCGGCAAAATCATATCCCTGATCGGCGTGAGAAGAAGCGGGAAGACCCATGTCCTTTTCTCACTGATAAAGCAAATAAAGAAGACTGTCGCCCCGGAAAATATCCTCTATATCAACTTTGAAGATGACAGGCTCTTTCCTATTGAGCTGAAAGATCTGAGTGATATGCTGGATGCATATTATGAGATGTATCCTGATAAGAAGAGTGAAAAGGTATACTTCTTCTTCGATGAAATCCAGAATGTTGAAAATTGGGAAAAGTTCGTACGCCGGCTGTATGACTCTGAAAAATGCGTAATTTTTATAACAGGTTCATCGGCGAAATTATTGAGCAGGGAGATCGCTACGGCCCTCCGTGGAAGGACATTGAGCTACGAGGTGTTTCCTCATTCGTTCAGCGAATTTCTGAGGTTTAAGGGGATTAAGGCGGACATGCATTCTTCCAGATCAATTGCGAAAATCAGAAACACCTTTTCGGAATATCTTGTAAAAGGCGGATTTCCTGAGGTTATCAATTATGATCAGTCGTTGTACGTGAAGACATTGCAGGAATATATAGATCTTATCACGTACAGGGACATCATCGAACGTCACAAGATTACAAACACATTTCTTCTTAAGCGGCTTATGAAATTTTGTTTTACCAATATCTCAACGCATGTGAGCTTCAATAAACTCTATAATGATTTCAAGTCCGAGGGGCTCAATCTTTCGAGGAATACGGTTTATGAATATATCTCCTATCTTGAGGATGCTTTTGCGTTGTTTACCATACCACTATACGCCAAATCCGTCAGGGAACAGTGGAGGAACCCGAGAAAGATTTACAGTGTAGATGTCGGATTTAAGACCGCGATGGACTATCCTTTTTCCATAGATACCGGCAGGATTTTCGAGAATATCGTTTTTCTTGAGCTGAGAAGAAAAACAGAGAATATATATTACGTTAAAGGAAGGTATGAAGTAGACTTCTATTATATTTCCGGAGGGGAAGAGCACCTGCTTAATGTAAGCTATGATCTGGAATCTCCGGCAACAAGAGAAAGAGAAATCAGGGGATTAACAGAGGCAATGAAAAAGTTCTCTATAAAAGAGGGGAGCATAGTAACAGCAGAGAACAAAGAAACAATAAAAAATGAGGATGGAACTATTCATATAGTCCCGTTATGGGAATGGCTGTTGATAAATTAG
- a CDS encoding type II toxin-antitoxin system RelE/ParE family toxin, producing the protein MIWAPSALEDVNSIAEYIARDSVDRAALFAMRLIEATDRLQDFPLSGRIIPEIGDSSCLEIIYGDYRIMYRNPITNKVINIENIPGQIYFV; encoded by the coding sequence ATAATCTGGGCACCCTCTGCATTAGAAGACGTTAATTCCATTGCTGAGTATATTGCACGCGATTCTGTTGACAGGGCCGCCCTATTTGCGATGCGATTAATTGAGGCGACTGATCGCCTGCAGGATTTTCCTTTATCAGGACGTATTATTCCTGAGATTGGTGATTCATCCTGTCTTGAAATTATTTATGGTGACTATCGTATTATGTACCGTAACCCCATAACTAATAAAGTAATTAATATCGAGAATATACCGGGACAGATATATTTTGTATGA